The following proteins are encoded in a genomic region of Mesotoga sp. Brook.08.105.5.1:
- a CDS encoding metal-sensitive transcriptional regulator, giving the protein MHGVDEETRKAVLNRLKRIEGQIRGLQKMVENDRVCGDILTQVSAVNSALSRVSEMIVKGYARKCVVEASESGQIEELDSLIENIIKLRGV; this is encoded by the coding sequence ATGCACGGAGTTGATGAAGAGACCAGGAAAGCGGTCTTGAATAGGTTGAAGAGGATCGAAGGCCAGATCAGAGGCCTGCAGAAAATGGTTGAAAACGACAGGGTTTGTGGAGACATTCTTACTCAGGTCTCTGCAGTGAACTCGGCTCTTTCAAGAGTATCGGAGATGATTGTCAAAGGCTACGCAAGAAAGTGCGTTGTCGAAGCCAGTGAATCTGGCCAAATCGAAGAACTCGATAGCCTGATTGAGAACATAATAAAACTCAGAGGAGTCTAG
- a CDS encoding tRNA (adenine-N1)-methyltransferase, protein MIEYGDKVLILLEDEETKYFSEVEKGTVLKTHYGNLMIDSIVGKEFGERISLGLRDAYLIKPSIIDGIFSLRRSTQIVYPKDIAFILLNLDIKPGDVVYEAGTGTGVMTSVFSRQVGESGRVVTYEKRSDFLEKAKKNVGHLGFAERVNFVAGDIVECKDSKVADAFFLDVPEPSTSLETSTTILKRSGRICVLCPTANQVQETIGILRNLGVIDVQVWEIMARSYKTNPERFRPEDRMVGHTTYLVFGIKVEGRKLHD, encoded by the coding sequence ATGATTGAATACGGTGACAAAGTACTGATCCTGCTTGAAGATGAAGAAACAAAGTACTTCTCTGAGGTCGAGAAAGGGACAGTTCTCAAGACTCACTATGGAAACCTAATGATTGATTCAATTGTAGGCAAGGAGTTCGGAGAGAGGATCAGTCTTGGTCTGAGAGATGCGTATTTGATAAAACCGTCTATCATCGACGGAATCTTTTCGTTGAGAAGATCAACTCAGATCGTTTACCCAAAGGATATTGCGTTCATTCTCTTAAACCTGGACATAAAACCGGGTGACGTTGTCTACGAAGCCGGAACGGGTACTGGTGTAATGACTTCAGTCTTCTCTCGTCAAGTAGGTGAGTCTGGCAGAGTCGTCACCTACGAGAAGAGATCAGACTTCTTAGAGAAGGCCAAGAAGAATGTCGGGCACCTTGGATTTGCAGAAAGGGTGAACTTCGTAGCGGGAGATATTGTAGAATGCAAAGACAGTAAGGTAGCCGATGCCTTCTTTCTTGATGTTCCCGAACCTTCTACTTCTCTTGAGACTTCGACAACTATCCTGAAGAGAAGCGGTAGGATCTGCGTTCTATGCCCTACAGCCAACCAGGTTCAAGAAACGATCGGGATTCTTAGGAATCTAGGAGTTATCGATGTTCAGGTATGGGAGATAATGGCAAGAAGCTATAAGACCAATCCCGAAAGGTTTAGGCCGGAAGACAGAATGGTCGGCCATACTACATACCTGGTGTTCGGTATAAAAGTAGAAGGGAGGAAGTTGCATGACTAA